GTTACACCGATTGGAAGCAGTGAAACGTATCCACTCGACATTCAAATTATTGCTGCAACGAATCAAAATTTAGAAAAACTCGTTGCTGACGGAAAATTTAGAGAGGACTTGTACTACAGGCTTAATATAGTGCCCATTCAAATTCCACCGTTGCGTGAACGGATTGAGGAAATTCCAGCGCTCGCACATTTTTTTACTGAAAAGTACAATGTGAAACATGGACAAAATGTAACTTTATCACCGGATGCCATTGACTATCTATGCATACATGAGTGGCCAGGCAACGTACGTGAACTCGAAAATGTCATTGAACGGTTTGTCGTCTTATCTGAAACACCTATTGTTACTAGCGCACATTTAGAAATGCTACTTCAAGAAAAAGAGACTGAGCCAATACGTCCGATGTTCACGACGATTTATCGTCTTCAAGATGCAGTAGATTTAGTCGAGGAGGAACTTATCTTATTGGCGATGAAAAAATATGGGTCCGTTAAGCTTGCCTCTAGTGCGCTCGGTATTAGCCAGCCAACCATGAGTCGTAAGCTCAAGAAAATTCGCACACCACTCGAACAACCAAATAGCACGTTAGCCAAGCGTGCCGTGCTAGAAGAGCAGCTCAATAATCGACTACGCTCAGTTGCCGTTGTATCAGCCATTACGATTTCAATCGAGACTGTGGGGAAAGCGATTGAGAACCTGTCTAATCTAGATGCTCATGCGGAGCTCTTGCGCCAATTAACAGCTATCCAGCAACAAGAAGGCGTCATTCATTGGGTATTTATTTTCTATAAAAATAAGGAAAACAAGATTATCAATATTTCCGCCTGTGCAGATTTCGTTATTGAATTAGGAGCAGAATATACAGGGCCTCCGGAAATAATGGATGTGATCGAACAAGCGCTGAACGGCTCGGTTGGTATTACGCCAATTTATACCGATCAATATGGGGAATGGAAAACATGCTTCGCCCCTCTCTATAACCAAGAAGGTATCGTCATTGCCATTATTGGCTATGACTACAGCAAAGCATATATTAATAGTGAATTGCACCGACTAAGTCGAAAGTTAAATTTAATCTTATAATATAAAAGAAATCATTTTTAAGGAGTACAAGAAGTAGACAATATACCTAGCTATTCATTAAACATAGCGAAAGATCCCTGGGCCCACACAAGCGAGCCCCCTACAAACAAGAGATTACAGACTTTGATAAGTGTTCAGCCGATTAAACGTATTGAAAAATCCCCCTGCCGTTATCAAAAACTTATATTAAATTGTAATTTTATACTATTAGTTATAACGGTAACTGGTAAACCTTTATTACTATAAGCACCAATTAAAATAAAATGAGCTCTCAGACGTATTTTAAGTAGCAAAAAAAGCAACCCTATTAGAAAGTTGCTTTTTTTCTCCTCTTTTTCAAGAAAACTAGCATAAAACCACCCACAAAAAAATAGAGAAAAATAGAGAAGTAAATTTAGACGTGCCATAGAATAGAAAAGAGTAGCGTAGAAAAGAATAGAATAGAAAAGAATGGAAAAAATTTGCGCAGAATAGGCGTTGGAGGGTATGGAACAGACGATATCAATAGAGGAGCGTATACAAGAGGGACTTGCGAAGGATCCCTTATTTCAAGTCATTCAGGAAACAACAGCTGAGCAAAATTTTGGGTCCGAGCCGTATTTACTCGACCTGGTTGAAAAGGAGTACTATTCCACACCTGAAGTGGCGGGTTGGTTTGATGTCACCGATGCACAGTTGCGTTACTACATTAAACCCTTCGAATCCTATGTATTTGAAGAGGCTGAAGACAGTCCAACGACATCAACTGGCAGCGGGGAATTATGCGTATTAGTTATAATGTTAACTGGTTTATCTCTATTAATATAAAGATGTTTAAGATAACCAGTTAACATTGAAATCGAGTTGTCGGGGATGATGCCAGGACAGTCATTACTATTTTTATATGATGGAACTTAGCTATTCAGATACAACTGATGTATGATTGGCATTTGTTTCCCGTTTCCTTAAAAGTAGTAAGGATAAACTAAATAAGCAAGCTAGAATTAATCCACTAAAGAAAGCTTTACTCATCGCTTTTACTACATAAAAATTTGCATCCTTACGTAGATCATTTTGAATATCATTAATTTCATTTTCGAATGCAGTCATCTCAGTATTTATTTTTAACCTAATTTGTTCTTCTATAGCAGGGGTAATGGACGCTCCTGGAGGCAATTGTTTCAGTACCTCTTGTTTCTGTAGTAGAGTGACTCGTTCATAGATCTCTTTAGAAATTTCAAATCGTTCTAGTTCTCCACCGCCTTCAAAAAATGATTCTCTTCTGACTTCTAATTTTTCAATGGCTGCTGCTCTCACTTCAGTGGGAAGGCTTGCTTTTTCGAATTGTGATATTCCATCGTCTACAATTTCAACTGAAAATTGATTTAAAAAACTCATTGTTATTGAGACAAAAATCGATACACCTAGAGCGCCTCCCATATTTCTAGCTGTAGCAAAAATTCCCGATCCTAGCGACATATGCTCATCGGATACCGTTGCCGTACAAACGGTTACACTTGTGACCATCAGGATACCGAGTCCCGTTCCTAATAAAGACATGATGAGAATTAAAGTCGAAATTTCCGTATTCGCACTTAACTTTAACAATGGAATAAAGCTTGCGATTGTAAATAAATAACCAAAAAACATGGGAATTTGATAGCCAATTTTGTCCATTACTCGCCCGATAATAGGTGCTACGACAAGCATAACAGCAGATAATGGTGTGATGAGAAAAGAAGCTTGTAATGTACTATATCCTTTTACTTGAGTGAAGTAGATCGGTAAAAGAATTAATATCCCCATCATTATCAAACCACCGAAAAAATTAGAAATTACTCCGCCTAAATATTCTTTATTCTTAAATATCGAAAAATCTACCAAAGGGAATTTCACTTGCGATTCAATAATGAAAAATAATAGTCCCGCTATTAAACTTATACAGAAATAACCATAAATGATCGTAGAATTCCACCCTAGCTTTTCTCCTTGTAAAATAGCATAGGTAAAAAAGTATAAAGCCACGCTTATAAACAAAACGCCCCAAATATCCAACTTAAGCGGTGCTTTAACATCCTTACGCCCTTTAAATACCCATAGAAGGAATGGAAAAGAAACAATTATTATCGGAACATTAATATAGAAAATCCAACGCCAATCAATATATTCGGTCACTACTCCGCCTATACTTGGGCCAATAGCAACTGCAAGCGCTCCAATTGCTCCCCAAATCCCCATTGCTAAACCTGTTTTTTCTTGTGGTACAGCCGTCCTAACAAGCATCATACTGGTCGGTATAATCATTGCTCCAGCGATCCCTTGCAAAACACGCGAAGCAATTAAAACCTCTACTGAAGGAGCTACCCCGCATAAAAAGGAACTTATCGCAAAAATTAGGACACCGACTAAAAACAGCCTGATTCTCCCGAAAATATCTGCTAACTTTCCAACTGTTATTAAAAGAATGGCTAATGTAAGAACGAAGGAATTAATTATCCAAGAAGCTACATTAAGGTCTATCTTAAAATCATTCATTATAGTTGGTAGAGCAATATTAACAACTGTACTATCTAAAAAAACCAAAAAAAGCCCCAAGCTTACGGCAAATACTTGTTTCAATCCCCCATATTCAGAAATAGTAGTATTATTCATTTCAATCCCTCTCTTTTGTATTAAAATTTAAAGCTCATAAACTTTTATCACATGTTGTTAGTTTTTATTTCATCCGTCATATGGTCAGCACCCTCCTCTATAAATTTGATGAAAGAGGGGCCAAACTGTTGGTCATACACCCTCCCATCTCTTCCACACCACATAATTGGTACGAATTAATAATGAAATGAGTACAATTTTTTTAAATGCACCATGTGAATGCTTGTGACGAATAATTAGTATCACTGCACCAGAAAACCTTTATATGAGCACATGTTCATTTATTATAATACATTTATTTCCACACAACGTCAATGGTGGAGTTAGCTTCGGAGCTAAACTCAACACCAAATGCGAATGGTCCATGTAGAAATCAAAAACTAGAGCTTACAATTCGGTGTCATGAAAGTGAATAGGTGTTAGCCTGAGCGCTATTAATTGAAACAGTCCCATAGAATAAACAATTTTTCCTATGGGTTCTCAAACGTCATTTCCATCGGGATTTACGTGCAATCCAATCTCAATTCGCCTAAGAGTTGCTTTTTTTCTCCTCTTTTTCAAGAAAACTAGCATAAAACCACCCACAAAAGAATAGAGAAAAATAGAGAAGTAAATTTAGACACGCCATAGAATAGAAAAGAGTAGCGTAGAAAAGAATAGAATAGAAAAGAATGGAAAAAATTTGCGCAGAATAGGAGTGGGTAGGGTATGGAACTAACGATTTCAATAGAGGAGCGTATACAAGAGGTACTTGCGAAGGATCCCTTATTTCAAGTCATTCAGGAAACAACAGCTGAGCAAAATTTTTGGTCCGAGCCTTATTTACTTGAACTGGTTGAAAAGAAGTACTATTCCACACCTGAAGTGGCGGGATGGTTTGATGTCACCGATGCACAGTTGCGTTACTATATTAAACCTTTCGAGTCCTATTTATTTGAAGAGGCTGAAGACAGTCCAACGACATCCACGGTCATTCGTTTGGATTTTAAAGCTGTTTTAAAACTTCGGATGATTCTGTTGCTAAAGGATGAATACCGTGTAAAAGGGTTGAAACGCCTTTTGAACATTAGTGACCATGGCCATATGGTTAGACAAAAGACCGTAGTCACAACTGAACTGGCCCCCCCTGATGATCTCGCACAAAGAGTCACTATGCTGAGCCATATCATTACTCAAATGATGAACACCGGTCTTTTTCACATTGAGCAGGAGACCGAAAGCCAGCAGATGATCGTTTCATTAAACCAGGAGTTTCTCACACAACAAATTCAAGCGGTGCCTTCCGAAACTTCAGAAATTCTTGCAGAGATTACAGAAGATACCCAACAATTAAAATCGGAGAATGCTGCACTTAAGAAGCAGCTCGAGGAACTAAATCAAGATAATAAACAAGATATCGCCATTCTCATTAGAAGACGACACATCGAAAATGAAGTCGTCGCAACCTTACGTGATGAAGCGCTGCGTACGTATACTGAAAACAACAGTACGCCCTTCTTTGCAAAACTTTTCCGTTCTTCGCAACTCGCAATGGAACAGGAGCGTTTCATATTAGATTACGTGCAGACCCACCTAAATGAACGTCTTGAAAAAGCCCTCTCTGATTATCATGAATCGTAAAATGCTTCCTTCTCAACAGGAAGCATTTTTTCTATGGAATCTAGGTAAACATTCATATTATTAGCAGGATTTCGAAAAAGAGATAGAATTCTAAAACAATACAGCAGCTGATATACACTAGACAAGAATACGACAAACAACGGCCCCCACAGATGTTGATTTGTAGGGGCTTCGCATTTTATCACTATAAAAGGGTTGGTTTAGAGTGAAAGGCAACCTACGCTGTTTTAAGAATGTGTAGTCATTTAAAATGGTTTTCTCCCTCTGCTTCTTGAAATTGTAAATATCCTTCTTTTACTGAGTAAGCTACATAAAATTTATGTTTTCCAATGTCGACTATTTGAACAGCGTTAGCTTTCCTTGCGCTGTTTACGATAGTTGTAAACTGTTTTGTATTAATAGTAACACCCATAAGATTTAATAGTTTTCTAGAGGTCTCTAAAATGTCTTTATCTTTGGGATTAATAGCTATGATATCAATAAAATAACCACCCATCTTCTGAGATCTGACCGCTAATACAGAAGAGCTCCGATCTTTATAAGCAAGAAAACGCCCTTCTTTGTCTTCAACATCACTGTCTACCTGCCATTTTGCCGTTGTTAATACTTTCTCCAATGACTCAAATGATTTTGTAGCGTGGATTTTTGTAGAAAGTGTTTCTTTTTTAGAGGCATTTGCTACTACGGTAGATGGGGCACTAAATATGAAAAACACCACTAAACTGACTAGTAAAATACTAAAAATCTTTCTCATGCACATCACTCCTTTTATTAAAATATGATACTAGTTAAAGGTCTTTTTTATTCCCTTAATCTACTTCAACACTTTCAATAATAATCTATGAATAGCAAGAGGATTCCAACAGCGCCATCACAAAACAAGCAGCATCACGTAATTCCTGGCAGATTGTCGACAAACACTCGACGAACTGACCAACACCGCAGCTCAGCGAACAAGTCCATTTCGCTGAGTTGCTATTACGTCACGCTGCTTTTCATATGGCCTACTGCATTAAGAACAGTTGGTGACGTAAGATTCCATCCTTTTTCTACCTCGCAAAAGTGGAAATTTCTACTTTTGCGAGGTAGAAATTTGTGTATTTAGTATATTGCAAACCGCTTCCTTCTCAGCAGCAAGCGAATGAACCTCGAAATTGAAAGGGCTTTAGAACACGCCCAGCTGAATTAGAGGCGTGAACGTGAAATCATGCAGGACAGTATGAATGTTAAACGTGAGAAGGCCCTGGTAGAAGGAGAACGAGCGGATCAAGCGACGTTACAGGCTCAAAATGAGAAGTACAATGATAAACTCGCTGAGATGCATGCGGAAAATGAGCGTATTCGAGGGAATTAACAAACACAACATCACAATCAAACAAACCGCATTAAACCGCCTGTAAAACCGAAAAAAGTTTCTATTCTTCGCCAAACTTTTCTATTCTTTTCAAATCCACGTGACAAAGCAACTTGATATTTCTGCCAATATCAAAAAGCATGGTGAACTCTACATTTCATTCAAGTAACCACTGCCCCTGCAACATTCAACTGTTTGCAGGGCTTTTTAATTTCGTTTCGAATAGGAAGTTTTAGCAGCAATTTAGCGAGGTAAGCGATTGATATTTATAAGTTTCTACTGCTACTCCGGAAAAAAATTAGGTAAAAGAGGGATACAAATCCTGCATTTTTATTTCCTGTAAAAAGATAATGATCCATTTTTTAACAGAACCGAGTATATCTATTGATGTAAGCGCCCCCAAATTATTAAAAATTTTAATAACTATCTTGACTTTTTTGCTCATAGCTTTATAATTGCATTTGAGAATCATTTTCAATAAACCATTTGGACAGGAGAAGTATATCGTGAAAAAATTATTTGCATTTTTAGTATTGAGTACTCTGTTATTATTAGCAGCATGCGGTGATAGTAGCTCTAAAACCCAAAAAGATTCAGAAGAAAAAACAGACAGCTCTAAAGAAGTATCAAAGGAAGAATCGAAGGAAGTAAATTTATATACAAGCCGTCATTATGATGTTGATGATGCATTATATAAAGAATTTGAAAAAGAAACAGGTATTAAAGTAAATGTCATTAAAGGTGAGCCAGATGAGTTACTAGAGCGCATTAAGCGTGAAGGTGATGCAACAAAGGCAGATCTATTTTTAACAGCTGACGTAGCCCGCCTGTTCCGTGCAAAAGAAGACGGACTTTTACAAGCTGTTTCAAGTGACACACTTAGCAAGCAAGTACCAGAAAAATTCCAAGATACGGATCAAATGTGGTACGGTTTAACAAAGCGCGCACGTGTTATCGTTTACAATAAAGAAACAGTAAAACCAGAAGAGCTTTCTACTTACGAAGCGTTAACAGAAGCACAATGGAAGAACCGTGTACTTATTCGCGGGGCTGAAAATGTCTACAACCAGTCATTACTTGCTTCATTTATCGAAATTAATGGCGAAGAAAAGGCGAAAGAGTGGGCAAGCGGTCTTGTAGCAAACTTCGCGCG
The window above is part of the Solibacillus sp. FSL H8-0538 genome. Proteins encoded here:
- a CDS encoding sigma-54 interaction domain-containing protein, with the protein product MIWRSALIKTHNFLIISDYSGNIHECILGEKPIFTNITFPHSMRDLEEQLFIESIFEHVNTSNKQVFKQKTWNGNHVLTTVFKEQDLYLFAYTILDKPFNSTSMASKDTPLPIIATSPAMQQIANRLLKTSQTNVTVLLLGESGVGKEMAARTIHTSGLRKNKPFVAINCGAIPENLIETELFGYESGAFTGAKKGGYEGCFRQANGGILFLDEIGELPLNMQVKLLRVLQERSVTPIGSSETYPLDIQIIAATNQNLEKLVADGKFREDLYYRLNIVPIQIPPLRERIEEIPALAHFFTEKYNVKHGQNVTLSPDAIDYLCIHEWPGNVRELENVIERFVVLSETPIVTSAHLEMLLQEKETEPIRPMFTTIYRLQDAVDLVEEELILLAMKKYGSVKLASSALGISQPTMSRKLKKIRTPLEQPNSTLAKRAVLEEQLNNRLRSVAVVSAITISIETVGKAIENLSNLDAHAELLRQLTAIQQQEGVIHWVFIFYKNKENKIINISACADFVIELGAEYTGPPEIMDVIEQALNGSVGITPIYTDQYGEWKTCFAPLYNQEGIVIAIIGYDYSKAYINSELHRLSRKLNLIL
- a CDS encoding Fe(3+) ABC transporter substrate-binding protein: MKKLFAFLVLSTLLLLAACGDSSSKTQKDSEEKTDSSKEVSKEESKEVNLYTSRHYDVDDALYKEFEKETGIKVNVIKGEPDELLERIKREGDATKADLFLTADVARLFRAKEDGLLQAVSSDTLSKQVPEKFQDTDQMWYGLTKRARVIVYNKETVKPEELSTYEALTEAQWKNRVLIRGAENVYNQSLLASFIEINGEEKAKEWASGLVANFARDPEGGDRDQAKAITAGIGDVAIMNTYYYGQMLNSTDAEEVKVAESLGVFFPNQDTTGTHVNISGAGVINTSKNKENAVKLLEYLSAPAAQTVFAETNFEYPVNPEAASSELLKSWGEFKEQDIPLSTLGDHNSKAVMIFNEVGWK
- a CDS encoding DNA primase; translated protein: MELTISIEERIQEVLAKDPLFQVIQETTAEQNFWSEPYLLELVEKKYYSTPEVAGWFDVTDAQLRYYIKPFESYLFEEAEDSPTTSTVIRLDFKAVLKLRMILLLKDEYRVKGLKRLLNISDHGHMVRQKTVVTTELAPPDDLAQRVTMLSHIITQMMNTGLFHIEQETESQQMIVSLNQEFLTQQIQAVPSETSEILAEITEDTQQLKSENAALKKQLEELNQDNKQDIAILIRRRHIENEVVATLRDEALRTYTENNSTPFFAKLFRSSQLAMEQERFILDYVQTHLNERLEKALSDYHES
- a CDS encoding MFS transporter, with the protein product MNNTTISEYGGLKQVFAVSLGLFLVFLDSTVVNIALPTIMNDFKIDLNVASWIINSFVLTLAILLITVGKLADIFGRIRLFLVGVLIFAISSFLCGVAPSVEVLIASRVLQGIAGAMIIPTSMMLVRTAVPQEKTGLAMGIWGAIGALAVAIGPSIGGVVTEYIDWRWIFYINVPIIIVSFPFLLWVFKGRKDVKAPLKLDIWGVLFISVALYFFTYAILQGEKLGWNSTIIYGYFCISLIAGLLFFIIESQVKFPLVDFSIFKNKEYLGGVISNFFGGLIMMGILILLPIYFTQVKGYSTLQASFLITPLSAVMLVVAPIIGRVMDKIGYQIPMFFGYLFTIASFIPLLKLSANTEISTLILIMSLLGTGLGILMVTSVTVCTATVSDEHMSLGSGIFATARNMGGALGVSIFVSITMSFLNQFSVEIVDDGISQFEKASLPTEVRAAAIEKLEVRRESFFEGGGELERFEISKEIYERVTLLQKQEVLKQLPPGASITPAIEEQIRLKINTEMTAFENEINDIQNDLRKDANFYVVKAMSKAFFSGLILACLFSLSLLLLRKRETNANHTSVVSE